From Streptomyces sp. HUAS MG91, the proteins below share one genomic window:
- a CDS encoding NAD(P)-binding domain-containing protein, with amino-acid sequence MERIGIIGVGELGRALVTGLCEGVENPPDVFLSPRGARTAAELSGRFATVRVCADNQEVADRASTLIIAVRPQDRAEALAGLRVGGPGGDTGGRVVVSVMAGVGVDEVRGLLRTAVPVVRAIPLPAVRERAAVTVTCPEHPGVDALFDRLGGALPVPDEATLDVFQTLTSTLTTHYWYLATLTAWAARQGVAPEDADRYVRGLFQAVGRSLGDDTRSVQRLAGDHETPRGTNERIRTTWFTPDNAEALTRALDGLLKDLGRPGTDPS; translated from the coding sequence GTGGAACGGATAGGCATCATCGGCGTGGGCGAGCTCGGCCGGGCCCTCGTGACCGGCCTGTGCGAAGGCGTCGAGAACCCGCCGGACGTGTTCCTCTCGCCCCGCGGCGCGCGGACGGCCGCCGAGCTGTCGGGGCGCTTCGCGACCGTGCGGGTCTGTGCCGACAACCAGGAGGTCGCGGACCGCGCCTCGACGCTGATCATCGCGGTCCGCCCGCAGGACCGGGCCGAGGCCCTCGCGGGGCTGCGGGTCGGCGGACCGGGCGGGGACACCGGGGGCAGGGTCGTCGTCAGCGTGATGGCGGGCGTCGGCGTCGACGAGGTGCGCGGGCTGCTCCGCACAGCGGTGCCCGTGGTGCGCGCGATCCCGCTGCCCGCCGTGCGCGAGCGCGCCGCCGTCACCGTGACCTGCCCGGAGCACCCCGGCGTCGACGCCCTCTTCGACCGCCTCGGCGGGGCTCTGCCCGTCCCGGACGAGGCGACGCTCGACGTCTTCCAGACGCTGACGTCCACCCTGACCACGCACTACTGGTACCTGGCGACGCTCACCGCGTGGGCCGCACGGCAGGGGGTGGCGCCGGAGGACGCCGACCGGTACGTCCGGGGCCTGTTCCAGGCCGTCGGCCGCTCGCTGGGTGACGACACGCGCTCGGTCCAGCGGCTCGCGGGCGACCACGAGACCCCGCGGGGTACGAACGAACGCATCCGCACCACCTGGTTCACCCCGGACAACGCCGAGGCCCTGACACGGGCGCTCGACGGTCTGCTGAAGGATCTCGGCAGACCGGGCACCGACCCCAGCTGA
- a CDS encoding DsbA family protein yields the protein MPKNPDTTTSSKSSSKARPLALVAAVAVAAALLGTVSYTATRPEPRTDSSRQETAAGQQPDDATAHLAKLARRDADDRLAQGRADAPVVLIEYADFKCGYCGKFARDTEPGLVKKYVDEGVLRIEWRNFPIFGAESEAAARAAWAAGQQGRFWEFHRAAYAEGVKERGFAAGRLDALAREAGVDDLDRFRTDRDSAAARAAVKKDQSEAYALGATSTPSFLVNGQPIAGAQPDAAFEQVIEAAKARAAR from the coding sequence ATGCCGAAAAACCCCGACACCACCACCTCTTCCAAGAGCTCTTCGAAGGCCCGCCCCCTCGCTCTCGTCGCCGCCGTCGCGGTGGCCGCGGCCCTGCTGGGCACGGTCTCGTACACCGCGACCCGCCCCGAACCCCGCACGGACAGTTCCCGGCAGGAGACCGCCGCGGGACAGCAGCCCGACGACGCCACGGCACACCTGGCGAAGCTCGCCCGGCGCGACGCCGACGACCGTCTCGCCCAGGGCAGGGCCGACGCGCCCGTCGTCCTCATCGAGTACGCCGACTTCAAGTGCGGCTACTGCGGGAAGTTCGCCCGCGACACCGAACCCGGCCTCGTGAAGAAGTACGTCGACGAGGGCGTCCTGCGCATCGAATGGCGCAACTTCCCGATCTTCGGCGCCGAGTCCGAGGCCGCCGCGCGCGCCGCCTGGGCCGCCGGACAGCAGGGCCGCTTCTGGGAGTTCCACCGCGCGGCCTACGCCGAGGGCGTCAAGGAGCGGGGCTTCGCCGCCGGCCGGCTCGACGCGCTCGCCCGCGAGGCAGGCGTCGACGACCTCGACCGGTTCCGCACCGACCGCGACAGCGCAGCGGCCCGCGCGGCCGTGAAGAAGGACCAGAGCGAGGCCTACGCGCTGGGCGCCACCTCGACCCCGTCCTTCCTCGTCAACGGGCAGCCCATCGCCGGGGCCCAGCCCGATGCCGCGTTCGAGCAGGTCATCGAGGCGGCGAAGGCGCGGGCCGCCCGGTGA
- a CDS encoding inositol oxygenase family protein has translation MDRVILRTVDELMAALHACRDAWDTPDRSGDPVDLHDHALQTAALLRRSHPSDKELQVAGLVHDLGHLLRPGDDAGHAETAADAVRGLLGARVAHLIRLHVPAKRYLAAVEPSRALSAQSALTLDAQGGPMTPAEVAAFEADPHGADAVELRQADDAGKVVGLDAGVLEDWRPLLTLVAEQHREPAHLRAV, from the coding sequence ATGGACCGGGTCATTCTGCGCACCGTCGACGAGCTGATGGCCGCGCTGCACGCCTGCCGGGACGCGTGGGACACCCCCGACCGCAGCGGCGATCCCGTCGATCTGCACGACCACGCCCTGCAGACGGCGGCGCTGCTGCGCCGCTCCCATCCCAGCGACAAGGAGTTGCAGGTGGCGGGCCTGGTCCACGACCTGGGGCATCTGCTGCGCCCCGGTGACGACGCGGGCCACGCGGAGACCGCGGCGGACGCGGTGCGCGGGCTGCTGGGTGCCCGGGTCGCGCACCTGATACGCCTTCATGTCCCGGCCAAGCGGTATCTGGCCGCGGTCGAGCCGTCCCGTGCCCTGTCGGCGCAAAGCGCGCTGACGCTGGACGCGCAGGGCGGCCCCATGACACCGGCCGAGGTGGCGGCGTTCGAGGCGGATCCGCACGGGGCGGACGCCGTGGAGCTGCGTCAGGCGGACGACGCGGGCAAGGTGGTCGGCCTGGACGCGGGCGTGCTGGAGGACTGGCGCCCGCTGCTGACCCTGGTGGCGGAGCAGCACCGGGAGCCCGCGCATCTGCGCGCCGTCTGA
- a CDS encoding SDR family NAD(P)-dependent oxidoreductase: MTVTENHEAPGADDEIAYGPGIDPERLAVCLSVLAELDGIDVDHPDAITVRRATAGIYRTVKQRRRQERRAAKTAHDKAVTEATATGSAQRIDDETEGILPSSVTEAGRIAGILQRPRSCYTCKTRYVEVDYFYHQLCADCARLNREKRDVRADLSGKRALLTGGRAKIGMYIALRLLRDGAHTTITTRFPKDAIRRFTAMEDSGDWIHRLEVVGIDLRDPAQAVSLADRVAEAGPLDILINNATQTVRRLPSAYAALVDGESAPLPAGELPPYSVIGAFNSGAVDGIAALPIGAGGMDAQKVADLALVAGNASVERHLDGTAIDAGGLVPDVVDSNTWVQSIEQISPVELLETQLCNYTAPFILISKLRASMAEAAKNAKSGRSYVVNVSAMEGVFGRGYKGAGHPNTNAAKAAMNMVTRTSAQEMFETDGILMTSVDTGWITDERPHYDKLRLAEEGFHAPLDLVDGAARVYDPVVRGEAGDDVYGVFLKDYAPGKW; encoded by the coding sequence ATGACGGTGACAGAGAACCATGAGGCCCCGGGGGCCGACGACGAGATCGCGTACGGTCCCGGCATCGACCCCGAGCGCCTTGCCGTCTGCCTCTCGGTCCTGGCGGAGCTCGACGGGATCGACGTCGACCACCCCGATGCGATCACCGTCCGGCGCGCCACCGCCGGCATCTACCGCACCGTGAAGCAGCGCCGCCGCCAGGAGCGCCGCGCCGCCAAGACCGCCCACGACAAGGCCGTCACCGAGGCGACCGCGACCGGCTCCGCGCAGCGCATCGACGACGAGACCGAGGGCATCCTGCCGTCGTCCGTCACCGAGGCGGGCAGGATCGCGGGGATACTCCAGCGCCCGCGCTCCTGCTACACCTGCAAGACCCGGTACGTGGAAGTCGACTACTTCTACCACCAGCTCTGCGCCGACTGCGCCCGGCTCAACCGCGAGAAGCGCGACGTCCGCGCCGATCTGTCCGGCAAGCGCGCGCTGCTCACCGGCGGCCGCGCCAAGATCGGCATGTACATCGCGCTGCGGCTGCTGCGCGACGGGGCGCACACCACCATCACGACCCGCTTCCCCAAGGACGCCATCCGCCGCTTCACGGCGATGGAGGACTCGGGCGACTGGATCCACCGCCTGGAGGTCGTCGGCATCGACCTGCGCGACCCCGCGCAGGCCGTCTCGCTGGCCGACCGGGTCGCCGAGGCCGGCCCGCTCGACATCCTGATCAACAACGCGACGCAGACCGTGCGCCGCCTCCCGTCCGCGTACGCCGCCCTGGTCGACGGCGAGAGCGCGCCGCTGCCCGCCGGTGAGCTGCCCCCGTACTCCGTCATCGGCGCGTTCAACTCGGGCGCCGTCGACGGCATCGCCGCGCTGCCCATCGGCGCCGGCGGCATGGACGCGCAGAAGGTCGCCGACCTGGCGCTCGTCGCGGGCAACGCCAGCGTGGAGCGGCATCTCGACGGCACCGCCATCGACGCCGGCGGCCTGGTGCCCGACGTCGTCGACAGCAACACCTGGGTGCAGAGCATCGAGCAGATCTCCCCGGTCGAGCTGCTCGAGACCCAGCTGTGCAACTACACCGCGCCGTTCATCCTCATCAGCAAGCTCCGCGCCTCCATGGCCGAGGCCGCGAAGAACGCGAAGAGCGGCCGCTCCTACGTCGTCAACGTCTCGGCGATGGAGGGCGTCTTCGGCCGCGGCTACAAGGGCGCGGGCCACCCGAACACCAACGCGGCGAAGGCCGCGATGAACATGGTGACGCGCACCAGCGCCCAGGAGATGTTCGAGACCGACGGCATCCTCATGACGTCCGTCGACACCGGCTGGATCACCGACGAGCGCCCGCACTACGACAAGCTGCGCCTCGCCGAGGAGGGCTTCCACGCCCCGCTCGACCTGGTCGACGGAGCCGCCCGCGTCTACGACCCGGTGGTGCGCGGCGAGGCCGGCGACGACGTGTACGGCGTCTTCCTGAAGGACTACGCGCCCGGGAAGTGGTGA
- a CDS encoding DUF4142 domain-containing protein: MRRVNGTALILAALVATVGALAFPIWSYASRSGTGQANLNAATVATQWGPLSAADRDFVVRVRLAGLWEIPAGQQAMERAPTKAIRDAGDHLVVGHTDLDQRVRSVAEKLGVELPNQPNAQQQGWLKELTAASGKDYERKFANLLRDAHGKVFALLAQIRHTTRNSLVRELATDANQTVLDHITMLENTGDVDFDAIANEAANSATASPTGPPPPNGQAPDTPDPARPTGSPDATSRPSAETTQDQGRTINTDRPAPTS; the protein is encoded by the coding sequence TTGCGTCGCGTCAACGGCACCGCCCTCATCCTCGCCGCCCTGGTCGCCACCGTCGGTGCCCTGGCGTTCCCGATCTGGTCCTACGCCAGCCGGTCGGGGACCGGGCAGGCGAACCTGAACGCCGCCACCGTGGCCACCCAGTGGGGCCCGCTGTCGGCCGCCGACCGGGACTTCGTCGTGCGCGTCAGACTCGCCGGCCTGTGGGAGATCCCGGCGGGCCAGCAGGCCATGGAGCGCGCGCCGACGAAGGCGATCAGGGACGCGGGCGACCACCTCGTCGTCGGACACACCGACCTCGACCAGCGGGTGCGCTCCGTGGCCGAGAAGCTCGGCGTCGAGCTCCCCAACCAGCCGAACGCGCAGCAGCAGGGCTGGCTGAAGGAGCTGACGGCGGCGAGCGGCAAGGACTATGAGCGGAAGTTCGCCAATCTGCTGCGGGACGCGCACGGAAAGGTCTTCGCGCTGCTGGCCCAGATCCGCCACACCACCCGCAACTCACTGGTGCGGGAACTGGCCACCGACGCCAACCAGACCGTCCTCGACCACATCACGATGCTGGAGAACACCGGTGACGTGGACTTCGACGCGATCGCCAACGAGGCGGCGAACAGCGCGACCGCCAGTCCGACCGGCCCGCCGCCGCCGAACGGACAGGCTCCGGACACCCCGGATCCCGCCCGGCCCACCGGCTCGCCGGACGCGACCTCACGCCCGTCGGCCGAGACGACACAGGACCAGGGCCGCACGATCAACACCGACCGCCCCGCCCCCACCTCCTGA
- a CDS encoding cytochrome c biogenesis CcdA family protein, whose translation MSDIGYLAAFLGGLLALLSPCSALLLPAFFAYSIDSPTRLVARTGIFYLGLATTLVPLGAAGSYAGRFFYGNRDLLVAAGGWLIIALGVLQIAGRGFASRRMSELSGRIRPTGALSTYALGAVYGLAGFCAGPILGSVLTVAALGGHPVYGGLLLAVYALGMAVPLFLLALLWQRWDLGRRRLLRGRPVRLGRFETHSTTLASGLFFIVLGTLFLVFDGTTALPGLLDVDGSFAAEQWARDVGSHVPDGVLLAAVVALVGIVLVVRAWGRGRPRAVPDEKPVRPADPAGN comes from the coding sequence GTGAGCGACATCGGCTACCTCGCGGCGTTCCTCGGCGGGCTGCTCGCCCTGCTCAGCCCGTGCAGCGCGCTGCTGCTGCCCGCCTTCTTCGCCTACTCCATCGACAGCCCCACCCGCCTCGTCGCCCGCACCGGCATCTTCTATCTCGGGCTCGCCACCACCCTCGTACCGCTGGGGGCCGCGGGCTCGTACGCGGGACGGTTCTTCTACGGCAACCGGGACCTGCTCGTCGCGGCCGGCGGCTGGCTGATCATCGCGCTCGGGGTGCTCCAGATCGCCGGGCGCGGCTTCGCCTCACGGCGGATGAGCGAGCTGTCCGGCCGCATCCGCCCGACCGGAGCGCTGTCCACGTACGCGCTCGGCGCCGTCTACGGCCTCGCCGGATTCTGCGCGGGCCCGATCCTCGGCAGCGTCCTGACCGTGGCCGCGCTCGGCGGACACCCCGTGTACGGCGGACTCCTGCTCGCCGTCTACGCGCTCGGCATGGCGGTACCGCTGTTCCTGCTGGCGCTGCTGTGGCAGCGCTGGGACCTGGGGCGGCGGCGCCTGCTGCGCGGGCGGCCGGTGCGCCTCGGCCGCTTCGAGACGCACAGCACGACCCTCGCCTCGGGGCTGTTCTTCATCGTCCTCGGCACGCTCTTCCTCGTCTTCGACGGGACGACCGCGCTGCCCGGACTGCTCGACGTGGACGGCTCGTTCGCCGCGGAGCAGTGGGCGCGCGACGTCGGCTCCCACGTCCCCGACGGGGTGCTGCTCGCGGCCGTCGTCGCCCTGGTGGGGATCGTCCTCGTCGTACGGGCCTGGGGCCGGGGCCGGCCGCGCGCGGTGCCGGACGAGAAGCCGGTGCGTCCCGCGGATCCCGCGGGGAACTGA
- a CDS encoding wax ester/triacylglycerol synthase family O-acyltransferase gives MTAKSPDLLAPLDLAFWNIETAEHPMHLGALGVFEADAPGAAQHAAELLAARAPAVPGLRMRIAGVLVPVGGAARVPVADFDPLYHVRITEPVTDFHAAAGALMERPLDRRRPPWEAHVLPAADGRSFAVLFKFHHALADGLRALTLAAAVLDPVDLPAARTPEPAPRRGLRLPFPGLRDITLGDLDPRRYPGHVRAVAGATTQAVSIGASVARATWGVRTSPALSAEPTGTRRTAGVVLDLDDVHRIRKTVGGTVNDVLIAVVAGAVRRWLDDRGDGSEGVEPRALIPVSRRRPRTAHPQGNRLSGYLVRLPVAERDPLERLRAVRLAMDRHKDRGPHRGAGAVALLADHVPPLGHRLGGALVGRNARLLFDLMVTSVPLPSLGLTLGGCPLTAVFPLAPLAQGQSLAVALSTYRGQVHFGLVADAEAVPDLETLARATRDELTELLAVCTP, from the coding sequence ATGACTGCGAAGAGCCCGGACCTGCTCGCCCCCCTCGACCTAGCCTTCTGGAACATCGAGACCGCCGAGCACCCCATGCACCTGGGCGCCCTGGGGGTGTTCGAGGCCGACGCGCCGGGCGCCGCCCAGCACGCCGCGGAACTGCTCGCCGCCCGCGCGCCCGCCGTGCCCGGCCTGCGCATGCGGATCGCCGGGGTGCTCGTCCCGGTCGGCGGCGCGGCCCGGGTGCCCGTCGCCGACTTCGACCCGCTGTACCACGTCCGGATCACCGAGCCGGTCACCGACTTCCACGCCGCCGCGGGCGCCCTCATGGAGCGTCCGCTGGACCGTCGCCGGCCGCCCTGGGAGGCGCACGTGCTGCCGGCGGCCGACGGCCGCTCCTTCGCCGTGCTGTTCAAGTTCCACCACGCCCTGGCCGACGGGCTGCGCGCGCTCACGCTCGCCGCCGCCGTCCTCGACCCCGTCGACCTGCCCGCCGCCCGCACCCCGGAGCCCGCCCCGCGCCGCGGTCTGCGCCTGCCGTTCCCGGGCCTGCGCGACATCACCCTCGGCGATCTCGACCCGCGCCGCTATCCGGGGCACGTCCGCGCCGTGGCCGGCGCCACCACGCAGGCCGTCTCCATCGGCGCCTCCGTGGCCAGGGCCACCTGGGGCGTGCGGACCTCGCCCGCGCTCTCCGCCGAGCCCACCGGCACCCGCCGCACCGCGGGCGTCGTGCTCGACCTCGACGACGTCCACCGGATCCGCAAGACCGTCGGCGGCACCGTCAACGACGTGCTGATCGCGGTCGTCGCCGGAGCCGTCCGGCGCTGGCTCGACGACCGCGGAGACGGCAGCGAGGGCGTCGAGCCGCGCGCCCTCATCCCCGTCTCGCGCCGCCGCCCGCGCACCGCCCACCCGCAGGGCAACCGGCTCTCCGGCTACCTGGTGCGGCTGCCCGTCGCCGAGCGCGACCCGCTGGAGCGCCTGCGGGCGGTGCGCTTGGCGATGGACCGGCACAAGGACCGCGGCCCGCACCGCGGCGCCGGAGCCGTCGCCCTGCTCGCCGACCACGTGCCGCCGCTCGGCCATCGGCTCGGCGGCGCGCTCGTCGGCCGGAACGCCCGGCTGCTGTTCGACCTCATGGTCACCAGCGTCCCGCTGCCCAGCCTCGGCCTGACCCTCGGCGGCTGCCCGCTGACCGCGGTCTTCCCGCTGGCCCCGCTCGCCCAGGGCCAGTCGCTCGCCGTCGCCCTGTCGACGTACCGCGGCCAGGTCCACTTCGGCCTGGTGGCCGACGCCGAGGCGGTGCCCGACCTGGAGACGCTGGCCCGCGCGACGCGCGACGAGCTGACGGAACTGCTCGCCGTCTGCACGCCGTAG
- a CDS encoding formylglycine-generating enzyme family protein yields MSAHDPSATRGGDGTTAPACCAAPRGSADPAPAPRTLTVPARAEAPGKGMVTLPGGTFRMGNEDERANPGDGEGPVREVTVSAFRIDEHAVTNAQFATFVKETGHVTAAEQFGWSYVFAGFLTPRQVRATPAPAATPWWRGVEGATWRAPEGPGTGVGDRARHPVVHISWDDADAYARWAGKRLATEAEWEYAARGGLDQARYPWGDELTPRGRWRCNIWQGDFPRVNTGDDGHLGTAPVDAYRPNAHGLHNMVGNVWEWVADRFTATHTSAPATDPRGPEEGENRVMRGGSYLCHDSYCNRYRVAARTSNTPDSSSGNCGFRCAADV; encoded by the coding sequence TTGAGCGCGCACGACCCTTCTGCGACCCGCGGTGGCGACGGGACCACGGCCCCCGCGTGCTGCGCCGCACCGCGCGGCTCGGCGGACCCCGCGCCGGCGCCCCGCACCCTGACCGTCCCGGCGCGCGCCGAGGCCCCGGGCAAGGGCATGGTCACCCTCCCCGGCGGCACCTTCCGGATGGGCAACGAGGACGAGCGGGCCAACCCCGGCGACGGCGAGGGACCGGTCCGCGAGGTCACCGTCTCCGCGTTCCGCATCGACGAACACGCCGTCACCAACGCCCAGTTCGCCACCTTCGTCAAGGAGACCGGACACGTCACTGCCGCCGAGCAGTTCGGCTGGTCGTACGTGTTCGCCGGCTTCCTCACCCCGCGGCAGGTGCGCGCCACCCCGGCCCCGGCCGCGACGCCGTGGTGGCGCGGCGTCGAGGGCGCGACCTGGCGTGCCCCCGAGGGGCCCGGCACGGGCGTCGGGGACCGGGCCCGGCACCCCGTCGTCCACATCAGCTGGGACGACGCCGACGCCTACGCGCGGTGGGCGGGCAAGCGGCTGGCCACCGAGGCCGAGTGGGAGTACGCGGCCCGCGGCGGCCTCGACCAGGCCCGCTACCCGTGGGGCGACGAGCTGACGCCGCGCGGCCGCTGGCGCTGCAACATCTGGCAGGGCGACTTCCCCCGGGTCAACACCGGCGACGACGGCCACCTCGGCACCGCCCCCGTCGACGCCTACCGCCCCAACGCCCACGGCCTGCACAACATGGTGGGCAACGTCTGGGAGTGGGTCGCCGACCGCTTCACGGCCACGCACACGTCCGCCCCGGCGACCGACCCGCGAGGCCCCGAGGAGGGCGAGAACCGGGTGATGCGCGGCGGCTCGTACCTGTGCCACGACTCGTACTGCAACCGCTACCGGGTCGCCGCCCGCACCAGCAACACCCCGGACTCCAGCAGCGGGAACTGCGGATTCCGGTGTGCCGCCGATGTCTGA